The region GTTTCCTGCGCCGTTAACTACAATACGGAGAATCCACGCTCGACGGAAGCTTCGGGTGGCGGCTGGATATCGAGGTACGCATGGGGAGACGATTACCACGACGTAATGGGAGAGATGCTCGACGGGCTTGCGGACTACATAACGGGTCTTTTCCCCGAAGAAACGGGCGTCAGGGCTTACGTGGATACGGGGCCGGTTCTTGAGAAAGTGCACGCGGGTCGCTCGGGAGTGGGTTGGGTGGGTAAAAACACCTGTCTTATAAACCAGAAGGTCGGCTCCTGGCTTTTTCTCGGAGAGGTGATAACCGACATTGAGCTTGACTACGACTCGGCGGCTGAGGACCGCTGCGGTACCTGCACCAGGTGCATAGACGCCTGTCCCACCGATGCCATAGTGGAGCCTTACGTGCTTGACGCCAGGAAATGCATCTCCTACCTCACGATAGAGCTTAAAGGCAAAATGCCGCTTGAGCTGAGGGAAGGGGTGGAAAATAATGTTTTCGGGTGCGAAATGTTTTCGGCTGCGATGTGTGTCAGGACGTGTGTCCGTGGAACCACGACGCTCTTTTTACTCTCAAAAAAAGCTTCAGGCCGCGGGAAAAACTGCTCAGTCCCGATTTCAAATGGCTTCTCGAGCTTGACGGGGACGGTTTCCGGGAGGTTTTCAGAAAGAGTCCGGTCAAGAGGGCCAAGCGCAGGGGTTTCATGAGAAATGTGCTCGTGGCTGTTGGAAATTCGGGAAATAAGGAGTATATAGAATACGCAAGGAGCCTTCTCGGAGATGATGAGCCGATCGTAAGGGCTCACGCGGTCTGGGCGCTCTGGATGCTCGGGGGAGAGGATTGCAGGGGCGAGCTTGAGTGTCTGCTTGAGACCGAAACCGACGGGGAAGTGCTGGAAGAAATTCACCATGCTGTTGGTTCCCCGCGAAACTGAGGTTTGTTTCTCATGAGTCATGAAAAAGACGAAATAATAAAGGCGAACAAAAAATTCTACGACGCCCGCAATCGCTACGATGTTGAACTCATAGAGCGGGTCTGGCTTACCGACGGCAGGGCCAAGTGCGTTCACGCGGGCTGGCCGATAATTCTCGGATGGGAAGCGATAAGGGAGAGCTGGAAAACCATTTTCGAGACGGGTGGATTTGACCGCGTTGATATTTCGAATTTCTTTGTTGACGTGAAGGGAAATTCGGCCTGGCTTAACTGCGTTGAGAGAGCGACTTACTCAATAGACGATCGCAGGGTTGTGGTGCTGGCCCAAGCGACCAACATATTCGAGCTTGCCGATGGAGAGTGGAAGATGACGCTTCACCACGCTTCCCTGATGCCTATTCCTCGCGCGGAGATTGATTACGAGAATCTTCAGTAAGGAGACTGAGTCTCTCCCCGATTAAGTAGACCAGTTGCTGGCAAGCCTCTCCCGTGACCGCGGATATGCTCAGGGTCTCGATGTCCCTTCCCTTGAGCTGTCTTGCCGTCTCTGCTTCTCTGTCTTTGGCTTCAACGATATCGATTTTGTTGAGAACGACCAGCTGAGGCTTCTCGGCAAGATTCGCCGAGTACTCCCTTAGCTCCGAGTTGATCTTGTCAAAATCCTCTACGGGATCCCTCCCCGAAATCGGGTCAAGATCGAGCATGTGAACCAGAAGGCGGGTTCTCTCCACGTGTTTTAGGAACTGGATACCAAGCCCGAGTCCCTTGTGGGCTCCCTCGATGATCCCGGGGATGTCCGCGATCACGAAAGACTGATGGTCCCCGTAGCTTACTACCCCGAGGTTGGGAACGAGAGTTGTGAAGGGATAGCCCGAGATTTTGGGTCTCGCGGCCGAGATTTTCGATATGAGGGTTGATTTCCCCGCGTTTGGAAACCCGAGGATGCCGACGTCGGCAAGCACCTTAAGTTCGAGCTTTACTTCCCTACGCACTCCGGGGCGCCCGCTCTCTACCTGTCTCGGCGCCCGGTTAGTCGGCGATACGAACCTTGAGTTTCCCCTGCCTCCGCCGCCTCCCTTGGCCACAGTAAAGCGCTCACCGTCCTCGATGAGGTCGGCAAGCGTTTCTCCGTCTTCAGAGGAAGTTATCACTGTTCCCGCTGGAACTGGGATGATTAGGTCGGAACCCGATTTTCCGTGCTGATCCTTGCCCCTTCCGGGCTGGCCGTTCTGGGCTTTGTATTCTTTTTTGTACCT is a window of Candidatus Dadabacteria bacterium DNA encoding:
- the queG gene encoding tRNA epoxyqueuosine(34) reductase QueG; this translates as VSCAVNYNTENPRSTEASGGGWISRYAWGDDYHDVMGEMLDGLADYITGLFPEETGVRAYVDTGPVLEKVHAGRSGVGWVGKNTCLINQKVGSWLFLGEVITDIELDYDSAAEDRCGTCTRCIDACPTDAIVEPYVLDARKCISYLTIELKGKMPLELREGVENNVFGCEMFSAAMCVRTCVRGTTTLFLLSKKASGRGKNCSVPISNGFSSLTGTVSGRFSERVRSRGPSAGVS
- a CDS encoding HEAT repeat domain-containing protein translates to MRNVLVAVGNSGNKEYIEYARSLLGDDEPIVRAHAVWALWMLGGEDCRGELECLLETETDGEVLEEIHHAVGSPRN
- a CDS encoding nuclear transport factor 2 family protein, translating into MSHEKDEIIKANKKFYDARNRYDVELIERVWLTDGRAKCVHAGWPIILGWEAIRESWKTIFETGGFDRVDISNFFVDVKGNSAWLNCVERATYSIDDRRVVVLAQATNIFELADGEWKMTLHHASLMPIPRAEIDYENLQ
- the obgE gene encoding GTPase ObgE, whose protein sequence is MQFIDEAKITVISGNGGNGCVSFRREKFVPKGGPNGGDGGKGGDVVVVADANMSSLLDYRYKKEYKAQNGQPGRGKDQHGKSGSDLIIPVPAGTVITSSEDGETLADLIEDGERFTVAKGGGGGRGNSRFVSPTNRAPRQVESGRPGVRREVKLELKVLADVGILGFPNAGKSTLISKISAARPKISGYPFTTLVPNLGVVSYGDHQSFVIADIPGIIEGAHKGLGLGIQFLKHVERTRLLVHMLDLDPISGRDPVEDFDKINSELREYSANLAEKPQLVVLNKIDIVEAKDREAETARQLKGRDIETLSISAVTGEACQQLVYLIGERLSLLTEDSRNQSPREE